One Drosophila willistoni isolate 14030-0811.24 chromosome XL unlocalized genomic scaffold, UCI_dwil_1.1 Seg142, whole genome shotgun sequence genomic region harbors:
- the LOC6653038 gene encoding protein FAM136A: MNDSPSLDEQRERIDNAMINVIDDLDREHLRKLQLKMHACASSCCSNPDANADAVQRCVDRCQIPLTRARCYVQQELSEFESQLERCMHTCRLHEEVNNKCDEYNLERCSLECVDKHVALLPEMLRAMRAALEKGL, encoded by the coding sequence ATGAACGATAGTCCCAGCCTTGATGAGCAACGTGAACGTATCGATAATGCCATGATCAATGTGATCGATGATTTGGATCGCGAGCATTTGCGTAAGCTGCAATTAAAGATGCACGCCTGTGCCAGCAGCTGCTGCTCCAATCCAGATGCCAACGCCGATGCAGTGCAACGTTGTGTGGATCGTTGCCAAATCCCATTAACGCGCGCCCGCTGCTATGTGCAGCAGGAGCTGTCCGAATTTGAGTCCCAGCTCGAACGTTGCATGCATACTTGTCGCTTGCATGAGGAAGTTAATAATAAATGCGATGAATATAATCTGGAACGCTGTTCGCTTGAGTGTGTGGATAAGCATGTGGCCCTATTGCCCGAAATGTTACGTGCCATGCGAGCTGCATTGGAAAAGGGCCTTTAA